The following proteins come from a genomic window of Nitrospira sp.:
- a CDS encoding Two-component transcriptional response regulator, NarL/FixJ family has translation MKPRVLLADDHTFVIEGFKKLLEDHCDVVGAVEDGRTLIENTLNLRPDIVILDISMPRLNGIEAAKKLKKQIPDVKLIFVTMHADLAYVNAAFRAGASGYLLKRSAATELMQAVQSVMNDKFYVTPLITKEVVASFLKPTQPRLATIEDLTSRQHEILQLVAEGLSAKEIADQLKISHRTVEFHKTKIMEQLNVHTTTELVKYAMAHGLVTTT, from the coding sequence ATGAAACCACGAGTTTTGTTAGCTGACGACCATACCTTCGTGATCGAGGGGTTCAAGAAATTGCTGGAAGACCATTGCGACGTGGTAGGAGCCGTAGAAGACGGTCGCACCTTGATCGAAAACACTCTCAATCTCCGGCCGGACATCGTGATACTGGACATCTCGATGCCTCGACTGAACGGCATTGAAGCGGCGAAGAAGCTCAAGAAGCAGATTCCCGACGTGAAGCTGATTTTCGTCACGATGCATGCGGACCTCGCCTATGTCAACGCAGCGTTCAGAGCAGGCGCATCAGGCTACTTACTGAAACGATCGGCGGCCACGGAGTTGATGCAGGCGGTTCAGTCCGTGATGAACGACAAGTTCTATGTGACCCCGCTCATTACGAAAGAAGTCGTGGCGTCTTTCCTTAAACCGACACAGCCGCGTTTAGCCACGATTGAGGACTTGACGTCGAGGCAGCACGAGATTCTACAACTGGTTGCCGAAGGATTGTCCGCGAAAGAAATTGCCGACCAGCTGAAGATTTCTCACCGTACCGTTGAATTTCACAAGACCAAGATTATGGAACAACTCAATGTCCACACCACGACGGAATTGGTCAAATACGCCATGGCGCATGGCTTAGTCACAACAACGTGA
- a CDS encoding Respiratory nitrate reductase alpha chain produces the protein MFLSRRQFLKASAGTVAAAAVADQVLALTALQPVIEVGNPLGEYPDRSWERVYHDQYRYDSSFTWVCSPNDTHACRIRAFVRNGVVMRVEQNYDHQTYEDLYGNRGTFAHNPRMCLKGFTFHRRVYGPYRLKGPLMRKGWKQWMDDGSPELTPETKRKYKFDSRFLDDMLRVSWDTAFTYAAKAMIVIGTRYSGEAGARRLREQGYAPEMIEMMKGAGVRCFKHRAGMPILGFLGKHSNTRFNNSVLPILDSWIRKVTPDQAQGGRYWNNYTWHGDQDPSQPWWNGTQNCDVDLSDMRFSKMNTSWGKNFVENKMPEAHWKLESIERGARLVVITPEYNPTASRADYWIPLRPQSDGALFLGACKIILDENMQDIDYLKQFTDMPLLVRTDTLQYLDPRDVLPHYKFPDFSHSYSGRIQALKPEYIERLGGFMVWDLAKKQAVPLHREQVGWHFEQSGIDPALTGSYRVKLLNGREIDALPIYQLYQIHLQDYDLDTVHQITRSPKDLIVRWARDSGTIKPAAIHNGEGVCHYFHMTQTGRAAALVVTLTGNIGKFGTGCHTWSGNYKVGIWNATPWSGVGSGVHLSEDPWHLNLDANAHGKEIKYRNYYYGEEPGYWNHGDTALIVNTPKYGRKVFTGKTHMPTPSKLRWVVNVNILNNAKHHYDMVRNVDPNIEMLITQDIEMTSDVNHNDIAFAANSWMEFTYPEMTATVSNPWIQLWKGGIRPLYDTRNDADSFAGVAAKLAELTGDARIRDVFHFVYQNRMDVYAQRLLDASSTFYGYSADVMLKSEKGWMVMTRTYPRHPFWEETNESKPMWTRSGRIEAYRIEPEAIEYGENFIVHREGPEATPYLPNAIFTTNPYVRPDDYGIPITAQHHDDKTIRNIKLSWVEIKRQSNPLWEKGYQFYCVTPKTRHRVHSQWSVNDWIQIYESNFGDPYRMDKRTPGVGEHQVHINPQAAKDRGINDGDYVYVDGNPVDRPYRGWKPSDPYYKVARLMIRAKYNPAFPYHVTMTKQAPFVATPKSVKGHETRPDGRAIAVDTGYQSNFRYGAQQSFTRSWLMPMHQTDSLPGKSANGLKFKWGFEIDHHAVNTVPKECLIRITKAEDGGIGARGPWEPVRTGFTPGQENEFMIKWLKGEHIKIKV, from the coding sequence ATGTTTTTGTCACGGCGGCAATTTTTGAAAGCCTCTGCGGGGACGGTGGCGGCGGCGGCGGTGGCGGACCAGGTGTTGGCCTTGACGGCGCTCCAGCCGGTGATCGAAGTGGGCAATCCGTTGGGGGAGTATCCGGACCGCTCATGGGAGCGGGTCTATCATGATCAGTACCGGTATGATTCCTCCTTTACGTGGGTGTGCTCCCCCAACGACACCCATGCGTGCCGCATCCGCGCCTTCGTGCGCAACGGGGTGGTCATGCGGGTGGAACAGAACTATGATCACCAGACGTATGAAGACTTGTACGGCAATCGGGGCACGTTCGCGCACAATCCCCGGATGTGCTTAAAAGGGTTTACCTTCCATCGGCGCGTCTATGGGCCGTATCGCTTGAAGGGGCCCTTGATGCGGAAGGGGTGGAAGCAGTGGATGGATGACGGCTCGCCGGAGCTGACGCCGGAAACCAAGCGCAAGTACAAGTTCGACAGTCGCTTCCTGGACGATATGCTCCGGGTCTCGTGGGACACGGCCTTTACCTATGCGGCGAAGGCGATGATCGTCATTGGCACTCGGTACAGTGGCGAAGCGGGGGCCCGGCGGCTGCGGGAACAGGGGTATGCCCCGGAGATGATCGAGATGATGAAAGGCGCGGGCGTGCGCTGCTTCAAGCATCGCGCCGGCATGCCCATTCTTGGATTCCTTGGCAAGCACTCCAATACGCGGTTCAACAACAGCGTCTTGCCCATCTTGGACAGTTGGATCCGGAAGGTCACGCCCGACCAGGCCCAGGGGGGCCGCTACTGGAACAATTACACCTGGCACGGCGACCAGGATCCGTCACAGCCCTGGTGGAACGGCACGCAAAACTGCGATGTCGATTTGAGCGACATGCGGTTTTCCAAGATGAACACGAGCTGGGGCAAGAACTTCGTGGAAAATAAGATGCCGGAAGCGCACTGGAAGCTCGAATCGATCGAGCGGGGGGCCCGCCTCGTCGTCATCACGCCGGAGTACAATCCGACGGCCTCCCGTGCCGACTACTGGATTCCCTTGCGCCCGCAATCCGACGGGGCGCTGTTCCTGGGGGCCTGCAAAATCATTCTGGATGAGAACATGCAGGACATCGACTACCTCAAGCAATTCACCGATATGCCGCTGCTCGTCCGGACCGATACCTTGCAGTATTTGGACCCGCGGGATGTGCTCCCGCACTACAAGTTTCCGGATTTCTCGCACAGTTATTCGGGCCGGATCCAAGCCTTGAAGCCGGAGTACATTGAACGGCTCGGGGGGTTCATGGTGTGGGATCTGGCGAAGAAACAGGCGGTGCCGCTCCATCGGGAGCAAGTCGGCTGGCATTTCGAGCAGAGCGGGATTGACCCGGCGTTGACCGGCTCCTATCGGGTCAAGTTGCTGAACGGCCGGGAAATCGACGCGCTGCCGATCTATCAGCTGTATCAGATTCACCTGCAGGACTACGATCTGGATACCGTGCACCAGATCACCCGCTCGCCCAAGGATCTCATCGTCCGGTGGGCGCGCGATTCGGGCACCATCAAGCCCGCCGCGATCCACAACGGCGAAGGGGTCTGCCATTATTTCCACATGACGCAAACGGGCCGGGCCGCCGCCCTCGTCGTGACCTTGACGGGGAATATCGGCAAATTCGGCACGGGCTGCCATACCTGGTCCGGCAATTACAAAGTGGGGATTTGGAACGCCACGCCCTGGTCGGGGGTCGGCTCCGGCGTCCATCTCTCGGAAGATCCCTGGCATCTCAATCTGGATGCCAATGCCCATGGGAAGGAAATCAAATACCGCAATTACTATTATGGCGAGGAGCCCGGGTACTGGAACCACGGCGATACCGCCTTGATCGTCAATACCCCGAAGTATGGGCGCAAGGTCTTTACCGGAAAGACCCATATGCCCACGCCGAGCAAGCTCCGGTGGGTCGTCAACGTCAATATCCTCAACAACGCCAAGCACCATTACGACATGGTGCGGAACGTCGATCCGAATATCGAAATGCTCATCACGCAGGACATCGAAATGACGTCCGACGTGAATCACAACGATATCGCCTTTGCCGCGAATTCCTGGATGGAGTTCACCTATCCGGAAATGACGGCCACGGTGTCGAATCCGTGGATCCAACTCTGGAAAGGGGGCATCCGGCCGTTGTACGACACGCGGAACGATGCGGATTCGTTTGCGGGCGTGGCGGCGAAACTGGCGGAGCTGACGGGGGATGCCCGCATACGCGACGTCTTCCATTTCGTCTATCAGAACCGCATGGATGTGTACGCCCAACGCCTCCTGGATGCGTCCAGCACCTTCTATGGCTATTCCGCCGACGTGATGCTGAAGTCGGAAAAGGGGTGGATGGTCATGACCCGCACCTATCCGCGGCATCCCTTCTGGGAGGAGACCAACGAATCGAAACCGATGTGGACCCGGTCGGGGCGCATCGAGGCCTATCGCATCGAACCGGAAGCCATCGAGTACGGCGAGAACTTCATCGTGCACCGCGAAGGGCCGGAGGCCACGCCGTACTTGCCGAACGCCATCTTTACGACGAACCCCTATGTGCGGCCGGACGACTACGGCATTCCGATCACGGCCCAGCACCACGACGACAAGACGATTCGGAACATCAAGCTCTCATGGGTCGAAATCAAGCGCCAGAGCAATCCCTTGTGGGAGAAGGGCTACCAGTTCTACTGTGTGACGCCCAAGACGCGGCACCGGGTCCACAGCCAGTGGTCGGTGAACGACTGGATACAGATTTACGAGTCGAACTTCGGGGATCCCTACCGGATGGACAAGCGGACCCCGGGTGTGGGGGAGCATCAAGTCCATATCAATCCGCAAGCGGCCAAAGACCGGGGGATCAATGACGGGGACTATGTGTACGTCGATGGTAATCCCGTCGACCGGCCGTACCGCGGCTGGAAACCGAGCGATCCCTACTACAAGGTGGCGCGGCTGATGATTCGCGCGAAGTACAACCCGGCCTTTCCCTACCACGTGACGATGACCAAACAGGCGCCCTTCGTGGCGACTCCGAAATCAGTCAAGGGTCATGAGACGCGGCCGGACGGGCGCGCCATCGCGGTCGATACGGGCTATCAGTCCAACTTCCGGTACGGGGCGCAACAGTCGTTTACGCGGAGTTGGCTCATGCCGATGCATCAAACCGACTCGCTGCCGGGCAAAAGTGCGAATGGGCTCAAGTTTAAATGGGGGTTCGAGATCGACCACCATGCGGTCAATACCGTGCCGAAGGAATGCTTGATCCGCATCACCAAGGCGGAAGACGGCGGCATCGGGGCGCGCGGGCCGTGGGAGCCGGTCCGGACCGGCTTCACCCCCGGCCAAGAAAACGAGTTCATGATCAAGTGGCTCAAAGGCGAGCATATTAAGATCAAAGTCTAA
- a CDS encoding Glutamine synthetase type I, protein MNTKTAAELKSFLEIPYDELEDMNLKAAERAEKADAQDLEQEYTAWLKKEKHIKAVTLCFSDIEGRLHMLDYDKKFLMDSLGNLTFDGSSIRGFTPQHESDLRLAVDWSSIRYFPADVIGAGKVIFFASVLNSDRTPYRSDFRGMLKSFTEHLKKSEGMTAYAACEIEGFLVEGQNAEQRYRERGLNLISTGGYYHSLPMDPLRQFIDKSAEAQRALGFKNEKDHPEVAPSQFEMNFSYADAVRAADQVQLYKLICRQVARSMGHTATFLPKPFVGINGSGMHTNFSLSKHGRNMFYDAKGKDGLSDTAWDFILKLLNHAPEICLVFNPSVNAYRRLDPHFEAPNQIKVSAVDRGAMIRIPMANEKTARIELRSVAPDANPYLVLYTMLKTGFQGERLEQKATADDRARFLPSSISDAIALFNESKFVADILGEDSKRKYSTFKQLVADRSPKELGTIVKASEVLFHHEVTNQMLWNQF, encoded by the coding sequence ATGAATACAAAGACGGCGGCCGAGCTGAAGAGTTTCCTCGAGATTCCGTATGACGAGCTCGAAGACATGAATCTCAAGGCGGCCGAGCGCGCCGAGAAGGCCGACGCACAAGATCTCGAGCAGGAATATACGGCCTGGCTCAAAAAGGAAAAGCACATCAAGGCCGTGACGTTGTGCTTCTCGGACATCGAGGGACGCCTCCACATGCTCGATTACGACAAGAAGTTTCTGATGGACTCGTTGGGAAATCTGACATTTGACGGGTCATCCATCCGTGGATTTACGCCGCAACATGAGTCGGACCTGCGTCTTGCCGTTGATTGGTCATCCATCCGCTACTTTCCGGCGGACGTGATCGGGGCGGGAAAGGTGATTTTCTTCGCGTCCGTCTTAAACAGCGATCGGACGCCGTACCGGAGCGATTTCAGAGGCATGCTGAAATCATTCACGGAGCATCTCAAGAAAAGCGAAGGTATGACGGCCTATGCCGCCTGTGAAATAGAAGGCTTCCTGGTGGAAGGGCAGAATGCCGAGCAGCGATACCGTGAACGTGGACTGAATCTCATCTCAACCGGTGGGTACTACCACTCACTTCCGATGGATCCGCTTCGCCAGTTTATCGACAAGTCGGCGGAAGCCCAACGCGCACTGGGGTTCAAGAACGAGAAAGATCATCCCGAGGTCGCGCCCTCGCAGTTCGAAATGAATTTTTCCTATGCCGATGCGGTGCGCGCGGCCGATCAGGTGCAACTGTACAAATTGATCTGCCGCCAGGTGGCTCGCTCCATGGGACATACCGCCACGTTCCTTCCGAAGCCGTTCGTCGGGATCAACGGCTCCGGCATGCACACCAATTTCTCCTTGAGCAAGCACGGCCGGAATATGTTCTACGATGCGAAGGGAAAAGACGGCCTCTCCGATACGGCGTGGGACTTCATCCTCAAACTCTTGAATCATGCGCCGGAAATTTGTCTTGTGTTCAATCCGTCCGTGAATGCGTATCGCCGCTTGGATCCTCATTTTGAGGCACCGAACCAGATCAAGGTGTCGGCGGTCGATCGGGGGGCCATGATCCGCATCCCGATGGCCAATGAAAAAACAGCCCGCATCGAACTGCGGTCGGTCGCTCCCGATGCAAACCCCTATCTTGTGCTGTACACGATGCTCAAGACCGGTTTCCAAGGGGAGCGTTTGGAACAGAAAGCGACGGCGGATGACCGCGCGCGATTTCTTCCCAGCAGCATCAGTGACGCCATTGCGCTATTCAATGAGTCGAAGTTTGTCGCCGATATCCTCGGCGAAGACAGCAAGAGGAAATATTCAACCTTCAAGCAGCTGGTGGCGGACCGATCTCCGAAAGAGCTCGGCACGATCGTGAAGGCTTCGGAAGTTCTCTTCCACCATGAGGTCACCAACCAAATGCTCTGGAACCAGTTCTAG
- a CDS encoding Respiratory nitrate reductase beta chain — MPEVYNWQLGRKMLYPYEERHPKWQFAFVFNINRCLACQTCSMADKSTWLFSKGQEYMWWNNVETKPYGGYPQFYDVKITQLIEQVNPGGQVWNVRVGRKHHAPYGVFEGMTIFDAGAKVGQAAIGYIPTDQEWRFVNIYEDTATSMRALVEGIDKTGFSRDEPWKMTGSSLPEHETFFFYLQRICNHCTYPGCLAACPRKAIYKRPEDGIVLIDQNRCRGYKKCVEQCPYKKPMYRGTTRVSEKCIACYPRIEGKDPLTGGEPMETRCMAACVGKIRMQSLVRIGEDGLWAEDRWHPLYYAIRVEQVALPLYPQWGTEPNGFYIPPRHSPRGYARQMFGPGVDNAIEKYLVPSRELLAVLQLWRASQQIVFRYDVIPGPKVFETQIHGKRFEMYNDTVLGFNKSGKEVARIQVEEPIYIRPAERVTWL; from the coding sequence ATGCCTGAAGTCTATAATTGGCAGCTGGGCCGCAAGATGTTGTATCCCTACGAGGAACGGCATCCGAAGTGGCAGTTTGCCTTTGTGTTCAACATCAATCGGTGTTTGGCCTGCCAGACCTGTAGCATGGCCGATAAGTCGACCTGGCTCTTCTCCAAAGGGCAGGAATACATGTGGTGGAACAACGTGGAAACCAAGCCGTACGGCGGGTATCCGCAGTTCTACGACGTCAAAATCACGCAGCTGATCGAACAGGTCAATCCGGGCGGCCAAGTCTGGAACGTCCGCGTGGGGCGCAAACACCATGCGCCCTACGGCGTGTTCGAAGGCATGACGATTTTCGATGCGGGGGCCAAGGTCGGCCAGGCCGCCATCGGCTACATTCCGACGGACCAGGAATGGCGGTTCGTCAACATCTACGAAGACACGGCCACCTCGATGCGCGCCCTGGTGGAGGGCATCGACAAGACCGGCTTCTCGCGGGATGAGCCGTGGAAAATGACCGGCAGCAGTCTGCCGGAACATGAGACCTTCTTCTTTTATCTCCAACGCATTTGCAATCACTGCACCTATCCGGGCTGCTTGGCGGCCTGCCCCCGCAAGGCCATTTACAAACGGCCGGAAGACGGCATCGTCCTGATCGATCAGAATCGCTGCCGGGGGTATAAAAAATGTGTCGAGCAATGTCCGTATAAAAAACCCATGTACCGGGGCACGACGCGGGTGAGCGAGAAGTGTATCGCCTGTTATCCCCGGATCGAAGGCAAGGATCCCTTGACCGGCGGCGAACCCATGGAAACGCGCTGCATGGCGGCCTGCGTGGGCAAGATCCGCATGCAGAGCCTGGTGCGGATCGGCGAGGATGGCCTGTGGGCCGAAGATCGGTGGCATCCGCTGTACTATGCGATCCGGGTCGAGCAGGTGGCCTTGCCCTTGTATCCGCAATGGGGCACTGAGCCCAATGGCTTCTATATTCCCCCGCGGCATTCCCCCCGGGGGTATGCCCGGCAGATGTTCGGGCCCGGCGTGGACAATGCCATTGAAAAATACCTGGTGCCCAGTCGGGAACTGTTGGCGGTGCTGCAGCTCTGGCGCGCCAGCCAGCAGATCGTGTTCCGTTACGATGTCATTCCGGGGCCCAAGGTCTTTGAGACCCAGATCCACGGCAAGCGGTTCGAGATGTACAACGACACGGTGTTGGGCTTCAACAAGTCCGGCAAGGAAGTGGCGCGGATTCAGGTCGAAGAGCCGATCTACATCCGGCCCGCCGAACGCGTCACCTGGTTGTAA